Proteins encoded within one genomic window of Candidatus Poribacteria bacterium:
- a CDS encoding alcohol dehydrogenase catalytic domain-containing protein, producing the protein MKMKAAIYTGIEQIAIREVERNEPPPGFVLVDTKQTGICGSDLHSYFGHWGQSHEYAAGHETCGVVTALGAGVTKFEIGDKVAVECFSHCGTCRYCETGQYNLCFNRGGISPSMHGGFAEYTSTHQSGLFKLPKDMTFEQGALVEPLAVSHRAVARTGANFRDTVAIIGGGTIGQFALADAVAAGVKETLITVKYEQQAELAKQLGADHVVNISDINVSEYVKDVTNGIGFDAVIETVGGAENFNAAMTIVRKQGAVVLVAGYYKPLEVDLSRVVWSEAFVTGSNCYGYSGMETDFEAAIELIDSGRVDATKLVTHYYPLEEISEAFRVSADKTSGAVKVHVCQE; encoded by the coding sequence ATGAAAATGAAAGCTGCTATCTACACAGGCATTGAACAGATTGCGATTCGAGAGGTTGAGCGAAACGAACCGCCTCCAGGCTTTGTGCTCGTTGACACGAAGCAGACCGGTATCTGTGGAAGCGATCTGCACAGTTATTTCGGGCATTGGGGACAGTCCCATGAATACGCTGCAGGACATGAGACGTGTGGTGTTGTCACAGCTCTCGGTGCAGGTGTAACAAAGTTTGAGATTGGGGACAAGGTGGCTGTGGAATGTTTCTCGCACTGTGGGACGTGTAGGTATTGTGAGACGGGGCAGTACAATCTCTGTTTCAATAGGGGCGGCATCTCTCCGAGTATGCACGGTGGATTCGCTGAATACACTTCGACGCACCAGTCGGGGTTATTCAAATTACCGAAGGACATGACGTTTGAGCAGGGAGCACTCGTCGAACCGTTGGCTGTTTCACACCGTGCTGTGGCGCGGACAGGTGCCAATTTCAGAGACACAGTGGCGATTATCGGCGGTGGTACTATCGGTCAATTCGCTTTGGCGGATGCCGTTGCAGCGGGCGTTAAGGAGACACTCATCACTGTTAAGTACGAACAACAGGCAGAATTGGCAAAGCAACTTGGGGCGGATCATGTCGTCAATATTAGTGACATCAATGTCTCGGAATACGTCAAGGATGTCACGAACGGTATCGGTTTTGATGCTGTGATCGAAACGGTGGGTGGTGCGGAGAACTTCAATGCCGCTATGACTATCGTTCGGAAGCAGGGTGCCGTTGTCCTTGTCGCCGGATATTACAAACCCCTTGAGGTAGATCTCTCCCGTGTCGTCTGGTCGGAAGCCTTCGTCACAGGTTCTAACTGCTACGGTTATAGCGGTATGGAAACCGACTTTGAAGCGGCGATTGAGTTGATAGATTCCGGCAGGGTCGATGCCACAAAACTCGTGACGCACTATTATCCGCTTGAGGAGATTAGCGAAGCGTTTCGCGTGTCCGCTGATAAGACATCTGGAGCCGTTAAGGTGCATGTCTGTCAGGAGTAG